One Chitinispirillales bacterium genomic window, GAATTGAACAGATAAATCATAGCCGACAAAAAAAGCCGTTGTAGTCCGCCGTTATCCCGCAAAGGAATTTCTTCGGCGGGAAATTTTTCTCCAAAAAAATGGAACCCTTTGTTTATCACAAAAGATTGTGAAATTATCTTCATTGGAATCGAACAAAGTGCAAATGTTATTCCATCCACTATTTTAATATAAAACAGTCCGCCGAAACGTTCGTTTTTTGTGATATTGCAAAAAGAAAAAACATCAATTTGTTCATCAGGCAACATTATGGTTTTAACAAATGTTTTGAAAGAATTTTCACGGCAATCAATAATTGTCTGCCCTTTTTTGAATTTGTTATGCGGTATTTTTTTAAACAAAAACACATGCGAAAAGCTACAAACGTCATTTTCATTTTCAATCTTTTTGTATATTATTCCGCACGAATCCAGAAAGCAAACTTGTTCTTTATTTGCGCACCAAACCCCGATTGAAATTAGCATTCTATCCTACGACAAACGCCTTACTCAAAATAGATTTTTGAGTCTCTTTCGATAGAATTCTTATAATATATATTCCTTTAGGAAGTTTGTCCGTCGGAATATTAATGGATTTTTGAGAAAAAGCTGTTAACATTTCCATAATTGACAAACCGTAAACTGAAACTATTTCAATTACTTTTTCTTCTTCGAAATCTACAGGGAAATCACATATTATTGTCTTTGAAATATTATTAATTGAGAATAAGATTTCCGATTGGCTTCCCGTAGAAACTAAATTTTGAAGTATGGATCCATCTCCAATATTTCCGTCAATCTCAAACAAACCCAACTCGGCTGTGTTAATTTCGCTTTCATCCGAAAAATACGCATCATCCGTCATTTCTTCGGGGACAAAAACCGGATTTTCCTGAGCAAAAATCAATGTTGCAAGTAAAAAAACAATAAAAACATTTTTCATTTATCAAACTCCTTTAAAAGTAATTTTTCCAATTCCAAAACCAAATTATTATCATGTGTCAAGTCTTTTTTTGTCCAAAAATAAAACGAAGCGAGCGCCTGATATATAAGCATGTAAAGCCCATTCTGCGTTCGGTTTCCGTTCGCTTTCCCATCTCTTAAAAATTTAGTTTCAAGCGGGTTATAAATTGTGTCGAAAAGATATGTTTTGCGATTCACTAACGAAATATCAAGCAAAGACTCATTAACAAGCGGATGCATTCCGACAGAAGTGCAATTTATTATAATGTCCGCATTCCCAATCGCTTCTTTTGCGTTTTCAAATAAAAAGTACGAAACGTCTATTTTTGCCTTTTGAACAATTTCGTTTGAAAGTTTTTCTAACTTTTCTACATTTCTGCCAACGAGCGTAATACTCTGGGGATAATTTCTAAACGCCGAAAGTACCGCCAATGTTCTAGCAATTCCGCCATTTCCCAAAAATACGGCATTTTTCTTCGTCAAATGAAAATCATCGCGATTCAACGCTTCCATAAAGCCCCAAAAATCCGTAGTATCAGCCCAAAGTTTGCCGTCTTTCCAAAACAAGGTATTCGCAGTATCGGTAATTTGGGAAACCTCATCCATTTCATCAATAAACGGAAAAATAGAACTTTTATATGGAACCGTAATGTTGCAACCCAAGAAATTTGCCGAACGAAACGTCTCTACAAAACTTTTCAAATCTTTCTCGTTTTTAATTTGAAACGGAACATAAGCCGCGTCAATTTCAAATTTTTCAAAAAGATAATTATGAATTTTTGGCGACAAAGAATGCGAAATCGGATTTCCTACAATTCCGGCGATTTTTGTTTTACCAGAGATATTTACGACATTCATTTGCAATCTTTCTACGAAAAAAATTATATTAACAACAATTAAAAATATTTTTTGCCTATAGGAAAAAGGAGTTTTTATGCCATCGGTAAAAAAAATAGATTTAGGAATGGCGGTTGCTAAAGAAACTGGGCTTACGGCAATTGATGCAAAAATCGTAATAAATGCGCTGATTGAATCGTTGAGCGATACGCTTATTGCTGAAAACACAGTCGAATTACGCGGATTTGGGACATTTAGCGTTACCAAAAGGATGCCGCGTACGGCAAGAAATATGATTACAGGAGAGAAAATTAAAATTTCGGCAAGAAAAGACATAACTATGAAGCCGTGCCAAACGTTTAAAAACATGGTAAATGATTCTTTATCGAAAAAAAGTTCGGAATAAAAAATTATGGGAAACGATGTATATAAAACAATTTTGCAAAAATTTCTAAACAAAAAAAAGCAATATTGGATTTTACTTGATCCGGATGATTTTTCACAGAATTCAGCGGCAGACTTAGTGGAAATTGCACAAAACTGCGGTGTTGACGCGGTTCTGGTCGGCGGTTCGTTAATCCATACTGATTCGCTTGAAATTTTTGTAGCAAAAATCAAAGAAAAATCATTGATACCGATAATTTTATTTCCCGGCGACTCCTCGCAAATTGCAAAAAACGCCGATGCTATTCTTTTTATGTCGCTAATTTCCGGTAGAAATCCCGATTTTTTAATCGGACAACAGGTCAAAGGCGCAGTTCAAATTGCAAGAAACAAAATCGAACCGATTCCTATGGGATATATGCTTATTGAATCAGGAACCGTAACCTCGGTAGAATTTATGAGTAACACGCACCCAATTCCAAGAGAAAAGTCTAATATTGCGGCTGCACATGCTTTGGCGGCTCAATTTTTAGGGATGAAAATGCTTTATTTAGAAGCCGGCAGCGGAGCAAAAATTCCGGTTCCGAACGAAATGATTTCGGCTGTTAAAAAATCCGTTTCAATTCCCCTTATCGTCGGCGGCGGAATAAATGACAGCGAAACCGCAAAGCAGAAATTTTCCTTCGGTGCAGATATTTTGGTAACGGGAAATATGCTTTCCAAAAAAAACGGCATAAAAATTATGAAAGAAATTGCCGAAACGGCAAAAAACTATGAATGAAAATTATTTTTTCGGCGAAGATTTTGTTTTTCAAACGCCGTTTACCCGAGAAAAGCCGTATTCTATCAGCGAAATAAACAGCGGAATAAGCGAAATTTTACAAAAAGAAAATCTATTTGTCTGTATTGAAGGAGAAATTAGCGGTTTCAAAAGAGCGCCTTCCGGACATTCCTACTTAACCCTGAAAGACGAATACAGCAGAATCTCTGCAGTAATTTGGAAAGATAAACAGGCTTTTATCCCGCAAAACATTGAGGATGGAATGCAAATTACCGCTTTTGCAGAAATCAAAGTTTATCAGGCGGGCGGTTACTACCAATTAGATATTCACAGATTTTTTGAAAACGGAGTCGGCATGAATTTTACAAAAATCGGAGAATTAAAGCAAAAACTTTGCGACGAAGGGTTGTTTAACGTTGAAAGAAAACGGAAATTACCGCAAAATATCCGCAAAATCGGCGTTATCACGGCAAAAAATGGAGCCGCTTTCTACGATATTCTGAAAATTATGACGGAACATGCGCCGCAAATTGATGTAGTTCTTGCTTCCAGTTTGGTACAAGGAAAAGATGCGGCTAAATCGCTTGCCGAAGCGTTGGAAAATATCAATAAAATTGTCAATGTCGATGTTGTGATAATCGGTCGCGGAGGCGGTTCTGCGGAAGATTTATCGGCATTTAACGACGAAAAACTTGTACGAACGGTCACAAACTCAAAAATTCCTGTAATAAGCGCCGTGGGACATGAAATAGATAAATCGTTTTGCGACTTTGCAGCCGACCTTTACGCACCGACTCCAACCGCAGCGGCCGAAATGATCTGCCGTGCAAGTTTTGAAATACGAAATTCGTTTGAGGAATTGAATACGCGGCTTCAAAAGGCTTTTAAGAAAAAATTTTCAGAGATTCGTAATTATGAACAGATATTAGACGAATTACTGCAAAGATTGTGCAATAATTTCAAGAATTTTTTTGAACACAAAAAGGAAAAAATAACTAATTACGAGCGAATTTTGAATGCGCTAAACCCAAGACTTCCGTTACAAAAAGGCTTTGTGTTTATTAAAAATGAAAGCGGGAAAATTATAAAAAGTGCAAAAAATTTGTCGATTGGACAAAAAATAAC contains:
- a CDS encoding T9SS type A sorting domain-containing protein, coding for MKNVFIVFLLATLIFAQENPVFVPEEMTDDAYFSDESEINTAELGLFEIDGNIGDGSILQNLVSTGSQSEILFSINNISKTIICDFPVDFEEEKVIEIVSVYGLSIMEMLTAFSQKSINIPTDKLPKGIYIIRILSKETQKSILSKAFVVG
- the aroE gene encoding shikimate dehydrogenase, with the protein product MNVVNISGKTKIAGIVGNPISHSLSPKIHNYLFEKFEIDAAYVPFQIKNEKDLKSFVETFRSANFLGCNITVPYKSSIFPFIDEMDEVSQITDTANTLFWKDGKLWADTTDFWGFMEALNRDDFHLTKKNAVFLGNGGIARTLAVLSAFRNYPQSITLVGRNVEKLEKLSNEIVQKAKIDVSYFLFENAKEAIGNADIIINCTSVGMHPLVNESLLDISLVNRKTYLFDTIYNPLETKFLRDGKANGNRTQNGLYMLIYQALASFYFWTKKDLTHDNNLVLELEKLLLKEFDK
- a CDS encoding HU family DNA-binding protein; amino-acid sequence: MPSVKKIDLGMAVAKETGLTAIDAKIVINALIESLSDTLIAENTVELRGFGTFSVTKRMPRTARNMITGEKIKISARKDITMKPCQTFKNMVNDSLSKKSSE
- a CDS encoding geranylgeranylglyceryl/heptaprenylglyceryl phosphate synthase, with the translated sequence MGNDVYKTILQKFLNKKKQYWILLDPDDFSQNSAADLVEIAQNCGVDAVLVGGSLIHTDSLEIFVAKIKEKSLIPIILFPGDSSQIAKNADAILFMSLISGRNPDFLIGQQVKGAVQIARNKIEPIPMGYMLIESGTVTSVEFMSNTHPIPREKSNIAAAHALAAQFLGMKMLYLEAGSGAKIPVPNEMISAVKKSVSIPLIVGGGINDSETAKQKFSFGADILVTGNMLSKKNGIKIMKEIAETAKNYE
- the xseA gene encoding exodeoxyribonuclease VII large subunit, whose translation is MNENYFFGEDFVFQTPFTREKPYSISEINSGISEILQKENLFVCIEGEISGFKRAPSGHSYLTLKDEYSRISAVIWKDKQAFIPQNIEDGMQITAFAEIKVYQAGGYYQLDIHRFFENGVGMNFTKIGELKQKLCDEGLFNVERKRKLPQNIRKIGVITAKNGAAFYDILKIMTEHAPQIDVVLASSLVQGKDAAKSLAEALENINKIVNVDVVIIGRGGGSAEDLSAFNDEKLVRTVTNSKIPVISAVGHEIDKSFCDFAADLYAPTPTAAAEMICRASFEIRNSFEELNTRLQKAFKKKFSEIRNYEQILDELLQRLCNNFKNFFEHKKEKITNYERILNALNPRLPLQKGFVFIKNESGKIIKSAKNLSIGQKITIMFDENSAKAQISEL